From Saccharothrix espanaensis DSM 44229, the proteins below share one genomic window:
- a CDS encoding Scr1 family TA system antitoxin-like transcriptional regulator — MGQAVQTMPRRLLGSELRRLRQAAGKTLDDAAGSIGKDRSQLIKVEDGRATLTAATLGQLLTHYGASTQDRKRILAMGVEARKRQPKRAYVDLLPGANSRIADLEAAANVISYYDRGVIPGLLQIPEYTEAQMVAGDGVWWETSYQERANRVAFRLERQKLPEDKPLLFIFTDDALLTRYGGDQVMRRQIEHLLRAAARPHTTLLLLDSRHPANPCPTGALVLLEFAARTPRVGLLTAAYGPSTYLDEPADTEAIARCFRRLQELAFSAEESRSRLEAALEAT, encoded by the coding sequence GTGGGCCAGGCCGTGCAGACCATGCCGCGACGGTTGCTCGGCAGCGAGCTGCGGCGGCTGCGCCAAGCGGCGGGCAAGACGCTGGACGACGCGGCCGGCTCGATCGGCAAGGACCGCAGCCAGTTGATCAAGGTCGAGGACGGCCGCGCCACCCTCACCGCAGCCACCCTGGGCCAACTGCTCACCCACTACGGCGCGAGCACGCAGGACCGCAAGAGGATCCTCGCCATGGGCGTGGAAGCCCGTAAACGCCAACCGAAGCGCGCCTACGTCGACCTGCTACCCGGCGCCAACAGCCGAATCGCCGATCTGGAAGCCGCTGCGAACGTCATCTCGTACTACGACCGAGGGGTCATTCCCGGCCTGCTCCAGATCCCGGAGTACACCGAGGCCCAGATGGTCGCCGGCGACGGGGTGTGGTGGGAGACCTCGTACCAGGAGCGGGCCAACCGCGTGGCGTTCCGGCTCGAACGCCAGAAGCTTCCAGAGGACAAGCCGCTCCTGTTCATCTTCACCGATGACGCCCTGCTCACCCGGTACGGCGGCGACCAGGTCATGCGGCGGCAGATCGAACACCTGCTCCGAGCGGCTGCGCGCCCCCACACCACGTTGCTGCTGCTGGATTCGCGCCACCCGGCCAACCCGTGCCCGACCGGCGCACTGGTCCTGCTCGAGTTCGCCGCGCGCACCCCGAGGGTCGGCCTGCTCACCGCGGCCTACGGTCCGTCCACCTATCTGGACGAGCCGGCCGACACCGAGGCGATCGCACGGTGCTTTCGGCGGCTTCAAGAACTGGCCTTCAGTGCGGAAGAATCGCGTTCGCGACTCGAAGCGGCGCTGGAGGCGACATGA
- a CDS encoding DUF397 domain-containing protein produces the protein MIDTGWFKSSYSSPGNDNCVEVRLTGHGAGVRDSKDPHRHTLRLRPAAWVRFRTSLT, from the coding sequence ATGATCGACACAGGCTGGTTCAAGAGCAGCTACAGCTCGCCCGGCAACGACAACTGCGTGGAAGTCCGGCTGACCGGGCACGGGGCGGGCGTACGGGACTCCAAAGACCCTCACCGGCACACCCTCCGCCTGCGCCCCGCCGCCTGGGTCCGGTTCCGCACGTCCCTCACCTAG
- a CDS encoding DUF397 domain-containing protein, whose protein sequence is MTDTGWVKSSYSTAGNDNCVEVRLTGSGAGVRDSKNPAGHVLRLRPAAWVRFRTSLT, encoded by the coding sequence GTGACGGACACTGGCTGGGTCAAGAGCAGCTACAGCACCGCGGGCAACGACAACTGCGTCGAAGTGCGGCTCACCGGGAGCGGGGCCGGTGTCCGGGACTCGAAAAATCCCGCCGGTCACGTCCTCCGCCTGCGCCCCGCCGCCTGGGTCCGGTTCCGCACGTCCCTCACCTAG
- a CDS encoding SAM-dependent methyltransferase, producing MRLAEVFQRAVGGDASVGFSAYDGSRAGSADADVRIEVRSPEALSYLASAPGELGLARAYVTGNLEIIGDVYGALVHLSALSLREVPWLQRIELLGQLGRQRLNARVEIPPQERRLHGLRHSKARDREAIAHHYDVSNAFYEWVLGPSMAYTCAVYPTATSTLEQAQFAKHDLVARKLGLEPGMRLLDVGCGWGGMVMHAAREYGVKALGVTLSRNQAEWAQKAIVDAGLSELAEVRYLDYRDVRENGFDAVSSIGLTEHIGKAKLPAYFRSLYRKLRPGGRMLNHCITRPDNRQRARTGGFINRYVFPDGELVGPGHLVSLMHDTGFEVRHEENIREHYALTLAAWGRNLDEHWDEAVAEVGAARARVWRLYLAASRLGFERNNIQLHQVLGVKLDGTSSGMPLRPDWN from the coding sequence ATGCGGTTGGCCGAGGTGTTCCAGCGGGCGGTCGGCGGCGACGCGTCCGTGGGGTTCAGCGCATACGACGGCAGCCGGGCGGGTTCGGCCGACGCGGACGTGCGCATCGAGGTGAGATCGCCGGAAGCGCTGTCCTATCTGGCGTCCGCGCCGGGTGAGCTGGGTTTGGCGCGGGCGTACGTGACCGGCAATCTGGAGATCATCGGGGACGTGTACGGCGCGCTGGTGCACCTGTCCGCGCTGTCGCTGCGCGAAGTGCCGTGGCTGCAACGGATCGAGCTGCTGGGCCAGCTGGGCAGGCAGCGGCTCAACGCGAGGGTGGAGATCCCACCGCAGGAGCGCAGGCTGCACGGCCTGCGGCACTCCAAGGCACGGGACCGCGAGGCCATCGCGCACCACTACGACGTGTCCAATGCTTTCTACGAGTGGGTTCTGGGGCCGTCGATGGCCTACACCTGCGCGGTGTACCCGACCGCGACGTCCACCCTGGAGCAGGCGCAGTTCGCCAAGCACGACCTGGTGGCCCGCAAACTGGGGCTGGAGCCCGGGATGCGGCTGCTCGACGTCGGCTGCGGGTGGGGCGGGATGGTGATGCACGCCGCGCGCGAGTACGGCGTGAAGGCGCTGGGTGTCACGCTGTCGCGCAACCAGGCGGAGTGGGCGCAGAAGGCGATCGTCGACGCGGGCCTGTCGGAGCTGGCCGAGGTCCGGTACCTGGACTACCGCGACGTCCGGGAGAACGGTTTCGACGCGGTCAGCTCGATCGGCCTCACCGAGCACATCGGCAAGGCCAAGCTGCCCGCCTACTTCCGCTCCCTGTACCGGAAGCTGCGGCCCGGCGGCCGGATGCTCAACCACTGCATCACCCGGCCGGACAACCGGCAGCGGGCGCGCACCGGCGGGTTCATCAACCGGTACGTGTTCCCGGACGGCGAGCTGGTCGGGCCCGGTCACCTCGTGTCGTTGATGCACGACACCGGGTTCGAGGTGCGGCACGAGGAGAACATCCGGGAGCACTACGCGCTGACGCTGGCCGCGTGGGGGCGCAACCTGGACGAGCACTGGGACGAGGCGGTGGCCGAGGTCGGCGCGGCCCGCGCGCGGGTGTGGCGGCTGTACCTGGCGGCGTCGAGGCTGGGGTTCGAGCGGAACAACATCCAGCTGCACCAGGTGCTGGGGGTGAAGCTGGACGGCACGTCGTCCGGCATGCCGCTGCGCCCCGACTGGAACTGA
- a CDS encoding FAD-binding oxidoreductase translates to MSDHGQAVADLRGQYAAIPAGRPVRLAKPTSNLFRFRADQPGGLDVARFDRVLSVDASTRTAQVQGMTTYEHLVDATLPHGLMPLVVPQLKTITLGGAIAGLGIESSSFRNGLPHESARELEVLTGDGEVVVVGPSDDLFRGFPNSYGTLGYALRAEIELEPVRPFVRLRHVPFGSAEELAEVVEAVCAERSYQGEPVDFIDGTVFSGHEQYLTLADWADSAPYRSDYTGRNIYYRSIQARRTDYLTVRDYLWRWDTDWFWCSRAFGAQHPVVRRLWPKRYLRSDVYHKIVAWDRRSGFSAKLSKAVQEPVIQDVEIPVAKLAEFLDFFHREIGIEPVWLCPIRLRDRVGWPLYPMDPDALYVNVGFWSTVDLRPDEELGSRNRLIEDKVTELGGHKSLYSDSYYGEEDFWAKYDGATYRELKQRFDADARLPDLYAKCVLRR, encoded by the coding sequence GTGAGCGATCACGGACAAGCGGTGGCCGACCTGCGCGGCCAGTACGCGGCGATCCCGGCGGGCCGGCCCGTCCGGCTCGCCAAGCCGACGTCGAACCTGTTCCGGTTCCGCGCCGACCAACCCGGCGGTCTCGACGTGGCCCGCTTCGACCGAGTGCTCTCGGTCGACGCGTCCACGCGCACCGCCCAGGTCCAGGGCATGACCACCTACGAGCACCTGGTGGACGCCACCCTCCCGCACGGACTGATGCCGCTGGTGGTGCCGCAGCTCAAGACGATCACGCTGGGCGGCGCGATCGCCGGGCTGGGCATCGAGTCCAGCTCGTTCCGCAACGGACTGCCGCACGAGTCGGCGCGCGAGCTGGAAGTGCTGACCGGCGACGGCGAGGTGGTCGTGGTCGGCCCGTCCGACGACCTGTTCCGGGGCTTCCCCAACTCCTACGGCACGCTCGGCTACGCGCTGCGCGCGGAGATCGAGCTGGAGCCGGTCCGGCCGTTCGTGCGGCTGCGGCACGTGCCGTTCGGGTCGGCGGAGGAGCTGGCGGAGGTCGTCGAGGCGGTCTGCGCGGAACGTTCCTACCAGGGCGAGCCGGTGGACTTCATCGACGGCACGGTGTTCTCCGGGCACGAGCAGTACCTGACGCTGGCCGACTGGGCGGACAGCGCGCCCTACCGCTCGGACTACACCGGGCGCAACATCTACTACCGGTCGATCCAGGCCCGGCGGACCGACTACCTGACCGTGCGCGACTACCTGTGGCGCTGGGACACCGACTGGTTCTGGTGCTCGCGGGCGTTCGGCGCGCAGCACCCGGTGGTGCGCCGCCTGTGGCCCAAGCGGTACCTGCGGTCGGACGTCTACCACAAGATCGTGGCGTGGGACCGGCGCAGCGGGTTCAGCGCCAAGCTGAGCAAGGCCGTGCAGGAACCGGTGATCCAGGACGTCGAGATCCCGGTGGCGAAACTGGCCGAGTTCCTGGACTTCTTCCACCGCGAGATCGGCATCGAGCCGGTCTGGCTGTGCCCGATCCGGCTGCGCGACCGGGTGGGCTGGCCGCTGTACCCGATGGACCCGGACGCGCTGTACGTCAACGTCGGCTTCTGGTCCACTGTAGACCTGCGGCCGGACGAGGAGCTGGGCAGCCGCAACCGGTTGATCGAGGACAAGGTGACCGAGCTGGGCGGGCACAAGTCGCTGTACTCGGACTCCTACTACGGGGAGGAGGACTTCTGGGCGAAGTACGACGGCGCGACCTACCGCGAGCTCAAGCAGCGGTTCGACGCCGACGCCCGGCTCCCCGATCTGTACGCCAAGTGTGTTCTCCGCAGGTGA
- a CDS encoding acyl-CoA dehydrogenase family protein: MTRATHQVTNQVPPLEGHDVAEDPALLAGLHRGGAAWAEAELHELGVEAGSAHVQHLGRQANANPPVLHTHDRYGNRIDEVEFHPAWHELMTTAVGRGLHATPWRDERPGAHVARAAKFYVWSQAEAGHGCPISMTYASVPALRKTPELAERFEPLLASTTYDFGLRAPDGKRGLIAGMSMTEKQGGSDVRANTTTATPAGDHHRLTGHKWFTSAPMSDLFLTLAQAPEGLSCFVLPRVLPDGSRNAMSLQRLKDKLGNKSNASAELEYDGAVGWLVGEPGRGVRTIIEMVNSTRLDCVLGSASGMRYGLTQATHHAAHRAAFGRDLVDQPAMRNVLADLAVESEAATTAALWLAGTRSRLGLAVTKYWVCKRGPAHAAEALECLGGNGYIEESGMPRLFRESPLMSIWEGSGNVAALDALRAMAREPEAVAQFFAELDAARGADRRLDAAVAALKTELTDVEDLEVRARRLVERMALALQGSLLVRHGHPAVADAFCASRLSGDWGAAFGTLPRGVDFAAIIERARPKV; encoded by the coding sequence ATGACCCGCGCCACGCACCAGGTGACCAACCAGGTCCCCCCGCTGGAAGGCCACGACGTGGCCGAAGACCCCGCGCTGCTGGCCGGGCTGCACCGCGGCGGCGCGGCGTGGGCCGAGGCCGAGCTGCACGAACTCGGCGTCGAAGCGGGCTCGGCGCACGTCCAACACCTGGGACGGCAGGCGAACGCCAACCCGCCCGTCCTGCACACCCACGACCGTTACGGCAACCGGATCGACGAGGTCGAGTTCCACCCCGCCTGGCACGAACTGATGACCACCGCCGTCGGACGCGGCCTGCACGCCACCCCGTGGCGCGACGAGCGGCCCGGCGCGCACGTCGCCCGCGCGGCCAAGTTCTACGTGTGGAGCCAGGCCGAGGCCGGGCACGGCTGCCCGATCTCGATGACCTACGCGTCCGTGCCCGCTTTGCGCAAAACACCCGAACTGGCCGAACGGTTCGAACCGCTGCTCGCGTCGACCACCTACGACTTCGGCCTGCGCGCCCCGGACGGCAAGCGCGGTCTGATCGCGGGCATGTCGATGACCGAGAAGCAGGGCGGCTCGGACGTCCGCGCGAACACCACGACCGCGACACCGGCCGGCGACCACCACCGGCTGACCGGCCACAAGTGGTTCACCTCCGCGCCGATGTCCGACCTGTTCCTCACCCTGGCGCAGGCACCGGAAGGACTGTCCTGCTTCGTGCTGCCCCGGGTCCTGCCGGACGGGTCGCGCAACGCGATGTCCCTCCAGCGCCTCAAGGACAAGCTGGGCAACAAGTCCAACGCGTCGGCCGAGCTGGAGTACGACGGCGCGGTCGGCTGGCTGGTCGGCGAGCCGGGGCGGGGTGTGCGGACCATCATCGAGATGGTCAACTCGACGCGGCTGGACTGCGTGCTGGGCAGCGCGTCCGGGATGCGCTACGGCCTCACCCAGGCGACCCACCACGCCGCGCACCGGGCGGCGTTCGGGCGGGACCTGGTCGACCAGCCCGCGATGCGCAACGTCCTCGCGGACCTGGCCGTGGAGTCCGAGGCGGCGACGACGGCAGCGCTGTGGCTGGCCGGCACCCGCAGCAGGCTGGGGCTCGCGGTGACCAAGTACTGGGTGTGCAAGCGCGGCCCCGCGCACGCCGCCGAGGCGCTGGAGTGCCTGGGCGGCAACGGGTACATCGAGGAGTCCGGGATGCCCCGGCTGTTCCGCGAGTCGCCGCTGATGTCCATCTGGGAGGGGTCGGGCAACGTGGCGGCGCTGGACGCGCTGCGCGCGATGGCCCGTGAACCGGAGGCGGTGGCGCAGTTCTTCGCCGAACTGGACGCGGCACGTGGTGCCGACCGGCGGCTGGACGCGGCCGTGGCGGCGTTGAAGACTGAGCTGACCGATGTGGAGGACCTGGAAGTCCGGGCGCGGAGGCTGGTGGAGCGGATGGCGCTGGCACTGCAGGGTTCCCTGCTGGTGCGGCACGGACACCCGGCGGTGGCGGACGCGTTCTGCGCGTCCCGCCTGTCGGGCGACTGGGGCGCGGCCTTCGGTACCCTGCCGCGCGGCGTGGACTTCGCGGCGATCATCGAACGGGCGAGGCCCAAGGTGTGA
- a CDS encoding crotonase/enoyl-CoA hydratase family protein, with amino-acid sequence MSSVRVERSGPICTVLLNRPAVRNAVDGPTAHTLTEVFREFDEDESLSVAVLHGEGGTFCSGADLKALGTPRSNDPRSPSGPMGPTRLRLSKPVIAAVSGHAVAGGLELALWCDLRVADEDATFGVFCRRWGVPLIDGGSARLPRLIGQSRAMDLILTGRPVGAAEALAIGLANRVVPPGTSRAAAETLARDLAAFPQTCLREDRLSLLEQHDLPEDQALANELAHGLTSLREVEPGLSRYLAGEGRHGHFRQDPT; translated from the coding sequence GTGAGCTCGGTGCGCGTGGAGCGATCCGGGCCGATCTGCACGGTGCTGCTGAACCGCCCGGCGGTGCGCAACGCCGTGGATGGCCCGACCGCGCACACCCTCACCGAGGTGTTCCGCGAGTTCGACGAGGACGAGTCGCTGTCGGTGGCCGTCCTGCACGGCGAGGGCGGCACGTTCTGCTCCGGCGCGGACCTCAAAGCGCTGGGCACGCCCCGCAGCAACGACCCGAGGTCCCCCTCCGGCCCGATGGGCCCCACGAGACTCCGCCTGTCGAAGCCGGTGATCGCCGCGGTGTCCGGCCACGCCGTGGCAGGCGGCCTGGAACTGGCCCTGTGGTGCGACCTGCGGGTGGCCGACGAAGACGCGACATTCGGCGTCTTCTGCCGCCGCTGGGGCGTGCCCCTGATCGACGGCGGGTCCGCGCGCCTACCCAGGCTGATCGGCCAATCCCGCGCAATGGACCTGATCCTCACCGGCCGCCCGGTAGGCGCGGCGGAAGCCCTCGCGATCGGCCTCGCCAACCGGGTGGTCCCACCCGGAACATCCCGCGCGGCAGCCGAGACCTTGGCGCGCGACCTGGCAGCGTTCCCCCAAACCTGCCTGCGCGAGGACCGCCTGTCCCTCCTGGAACAGCACGACCTCCCCGAAGACCAGGCCCTGGCCAACGAACTGGCCCACGGCCTGACCTCCCTACGCGAAGTAGAACCAGGCCTCTCCCGCTACCTGGCCGGCGAAGGCCGCCACGGCCACTTCCGCCAGGACCCCACCTGA
- a CDS encoding IS630 family transposase, with amino-acid sequence MAEPVRARRLTEDEGRRLLNYVRRGKQGTIRMRRAVIILASSSGTPAPSIARLVAADPDTVRDVIHDFNARGLAALDPSWAGGRPRLIGPDDIAFVVATAKARPARAGLPFTRWSLRKLAAHLHRNPHRRVRIGRERLRQILREHGISFQRTRTWKTSNDPAFDAKLDRIDAVLTRFPQRCFAFDQFGPLSIRPHHGSGWTPRKHPDRLPATYRRTHGIRYFHGCHSIGDDRLRGVTSRRKGGDHSLAALKSIRAARPDGAPIYVIMDNLSANKTPRILGWAADNNVEVCLTPTYASWANPIEPQFGPLRTFVIANSVHPNHTVLARRLQEHLRWRNANARHPDVLAAQRRERARIRSERHQRWGRPHAA; translated from the coding sequence ATGGCCGAGCCGGTCAGAGCACGTCGATTAACCGAGGACGAGGGCCGTCGTCTGCTGAACTACGTGCGTCGGGGCAAGCAGGGCACGATCCGGATGCGTCGGGCGGTGATCATCCTGGCGTCGTCGTCCGGGACCCCGGCGCCGTCGATCGCCAGGCTGGTCGCCGCCGACCCGGACACCGTGCGGGACGTGATCCACGACTTCAACGCCCGCGGCCTGGCGGCTCTGGACCCTAGCTGGGCGGGAGGCCGTCCCCGCCTGATCGGCCCCGACGACATCGCGTTCGTCGTGGCGACGGCCAAGGCCCGCCCCGCGAGGGCGGGCCTGCCCTTCACCCGGTGGAGCCTGCGCAAACTCGCCGCCCACCTGCACCGCAACCCACATCGCCGGGTCCGTATCGGCCGGGAACGACTGCGCCAGATCCTGCGCGAGCACGGGATCAGCTTCCAACGGACCCGGACCTGGAAGACCTCCAACGACCCCGCCTTCGACGCCAAACTCGACCGCATCGACGCGGTCCTCACCAGGTTCCCGCAGCGCTGCTTCGCCTTCGACCAGTTCGGACCACTCTCGATCCGCCCGCACCACGGCTCCGGCTGGACACCACGCAAACACCCCGACCGACTGCCGGCGACCTACCGCCGCACCCACGGCATCCGCTACTTCCACGGCTGCCACTCCATCGGCGACGACCGGCTCCGGGGCGTCACCAGCCGCCGCAAAGGCGGCGACCACAGCCTGGCCGCCCTCAAGTCGATCAGGGCGGCCAGACCCGACGGCGCACCGATCTACGTGATCATGGACAACCTGTCGGCCAACAAGACCCCGAGAATCCTCGGCTGGGCGGCCGACAACAACGTCGAGGTCTGCCTGACCCCGACCTACGCCTCCTGGGCCAACCCCATCGAGCCGCAGTTCGGGCCGCTACGCACCTTCGTCATCGCCAACTCCGTCCACCCCAACCACACCGTCTTGGCCAGACGACTCCAAGAACACCTGCGTTGGCGCAACGCCAACGCACGCCACCCCGACGTCCTCGCCGCCCAACGCCGCGAACGAGCACGCATCCGCAGCGAACGACACCAACGCTGGGGCCGACCACACGCAGCCTGA
- a CDS encoding TetR/AcrR family transcriptional regulator, whose product MGRTSEARERLLDAACDLMRGRGYGAIGVAEICERADVRKGSFYHFFDSKQTLTVEALRAAWADDGAMWREVLGADSGPFRRLKRLVEAQAEAQQRSKREVGAVRGCLYGNLTLELGNQDEVVHGCLKEIFDEQVDLVHQVLLEAHAGGDLVAERATRASARAVLAQVEGMVLFAKLDNDPALLDGLWPQIAGLLGVA is encoded by the coding sequence GTGGGACGGACCAGTGAGGCGCGGGAAAGGCTGTTGGACGCGGCGTGCGACCTCATGCGGGGTCGCGGGTACGGGGCGATCGGCGTCGCGGAGATCTGCGAGCGGGCCGACGTGCGCAAGGGCAGCTTCTACCACTTCTTCGACTCCAAGCAGACGCTCACTGTCGAGGCGCTGCGCGCCGCGTGGGCCGACGACGGCGCGATGTGGCGGGAAGTGCTCGGCGCGGACAGTGGGCCGTTCCGGCGGTTGAAGCGGTTGGTCGAGGCGCAGGCCGAGGCGCAGCAGCGGAGCAAGCGCGAGGTCGGCGCGGTGCGCGGGTGCCTGTACGGCAACCTCACGCTGGAGTTGGGCAACCAGGACGAGGTCGTGCACGGGTGCCTCAAAGAGATTTTCGACGAACAGGTCGATTTGGTGCACCAAGTGCTGCTCGAAGCCCACGCCGGCGGGGACCTGGTGGCCGAACGCGCCACCCGGGCGTCCGCGCGGGCCGTGCTGGCGCAGGTCGAGGGCATGGTGCTGTTCGCGAAACTCGACAACGACCCGGCGTTGCTGGACGGATTGTGGCCGCAGATCGCGGGACTGCTCGGCGTAGCTTAG
- a CDS encoding NAD(P)H-dependent flavin oxidoreductase has product MRLAELLGIEHPIIQGPFGGGLSSVALAATVSDAGGLGSFGAHHLEPDAITEVVRDLRGATGKPFAVNLWVPQATEREPVDLAPHIARVEPLYRRFGLEPPRDVVVPGFTDQADALLAAAPPVISLVMGLAPRWLLDAAHAKGIVVLGTATTVEEAIALEECGVDAVVASGSDAGGHRGAFLRPVEHSLVGTFSLVPQVVDAVRVPVVAAGGIADARGVRAARALGADGVQVGTGFLATHESGATEAHKVALGGQDARITVLTRLFSGRHARGIHNRLIAELAAEEGAVPPYPYQNGLMRPLREFAAEQPLADYMSLWAGQAAPLSSIRSAKDYFAALLEP; this is encoded by the coding sequence ATGAGGCTCGCCGAGCTGCTCGGCATCGAGCACCCGATCATCCAGGGGCCGTTCGGCGGCGGGCTGTCGTCGGTGGCGCTGGCCGCCACCGTGTCCGACGCGGGCGGGCTCGGGTCGTTCGGCGCGCACCACTTGGAGCCCGACGCGATCACCGAGGTGGTGCGGGACCTGCGCGGCGCGACCGGGAAGCCGTTCGCGGTCAACCTGTGGGTGCCGCAGGCGACCGAGCGCGAACCGGTCGACCTCGCGCCGCACATCGCCCGGGTCGAACCGCTGTACCGGCGGTTCGGGCTGGAGCCGCCCCGGGACGTGGTCGTGCCGGGGTTCACCGACCAGGCGGACGCGTTGCTGGCCGCCGCGCCGCCGGTGATCAGCCTGGTGATGGGTCTCGCGCCGAGGTGGCTGCTGGATGCCGCGCACGCCAAGGGGATCGTCGTGCTCGGCACCGCGACGACCGTGGAGGAGGCGATCGCGCTGGAGGAGTGCGGGGTGGACGCCGTGGTCGCGTCGGGCAGCGACGCGGGCGGGCACCGGGGCGCGTTCCTGCGGCCGGTCGAGCACTCGCTGGTGGGCACGTTCTCGTTGGTGCCGCAGGTGGTCGACGCGGTCCGGGTCCCGGTGGTCGCGGCGGGCGGGATCGCGGACGCGAGGGGTGTCCGCGCGGCCCGCGCGCTCGGTGCGGACGGGGTGCAGGTCGGCACCGGGTTCCTGGCCACGCACGAGTCCGGCGCGACCGAGGCGCACAAGGTCGCGCTCGGTGGCCAGGACGCCCGGATCACCGTGCTGACAAGGCTTTTCTCCGGCCGGCACGCGCGCGGCATCCACAACCGGCTGATCGCGGAACTCGCCGCGGAGGAGGGCGCGGTGCCGCCGTACCCGTACCAGAACGGCCTGATGCGGCCGTTGCGCGAGTTCGCGGCGGAGCAGCCGCTGGCCGACTACATGAGCCTGTGGGCCGGCCAGGCGGCGCCGCTGTCCTCGATCCGCTCCGCGAAGGACTACTTCGCGGCCCTACTTGAGCCCTAG
- a CDS encoding acyl-CoA dehydrogenase family protein, with the protein MLDFRLDEDYEALRKTVEEFAREEVAPVIGGLYEREEFPYEIVAKMGRMGLFGLPFPEEHGGMGGDYFALCLALEELARVDSSVAVTLEAGVSLGAMPVYRFGTPEQQREWLPALCAGERLGAFGLTEPGGGTDAGGLRTTARLDGDEWVINGTKAFITNSGTDITGLVTVAAVTGRKDDGRPEISAILVPSGTPGFSVSRKYSKVGWNCSDTRELSFQDCRVPAANLVGERGRGYAQFLQTLDEGRVAFAALGVGLAQGCVDESLRYVGEREAFGRKIGEYQAIQFKIAEMEARTHTARLAYYQAAAKMLRGEPFKREAAIAKLVSSNAAMDNSREATQIFGGYGFMNEYPVGRFYRDAKILEIGEGTSEVQKMLIARELGLK; encoded by the coding sequence ATGTTGGACTTCCGCCTTGACGAGGACTACGAGGCACTGCGCAAGACCGTCGAGGAATTCGCCCGCGAGGAGGTCGCCCCGGTCATCGGCGGGCTCTACGAGCGGGAGGAGTTCCCGTACGAGATCGTCGCCAAGATGGGGCGGATGGGCCTGTTCGGCCTGCCGTTCCCGGAGGAGCACGGCGGCATGGGCGGCGACTACTTCGCGCTGTGCCTGGCGCTGGAGGAGCTGGCCCGGGTCGACTCCTCGGTGGCCGTCACCCTCGAAGCCGGCGTCTCGCTGGGCGCGATGCCGGTCTACCGCTTCGGCACCCCCGAGCAGCAGCGCGAGTGGCTGCCCGCGCTGTGCGCCGGCGAGCGGCTCGGCGCGTTCGGCCTCACCGAGCCCGGCGGCGGCACGGACGCGGGCGGCCTGCGCACCACCGCCCGGCTCGACGGCGACGAGTGGGTCATCAACGGCACCAAGGCGTTCATCACCAACTCGGGCACCGACATCACCGGCCTGGTCACCGTCGCCGCGGTGACCGGCCGCAAGGACGACGGCCGGCCGGAGATCTCGGCCATCCTCGTGCCGTCCGGCACGCCCGGCTTCTCGGTGTCGCGCAAGTACTCCAAGGTCGGGTGGAACTGCTCGGACACCCGCGAACTGTCCTTCCAGGACTGCCGGGTGCCGGCCGCCAACCTGGTCGGCGAGCGCGGCCGGGGCTACGCGCAGTTCCTGCAAACCCTCGACGAGGGCCGGGTCGCCTTCGCCGCGCTCGGCGTGGGCCTGGCCCAGGGGTGCGTGGACGAGAGCCTGCGCTACGTCGGCGAGCGCGAGGCGTTCGGCCGCAAGATCGGGGAGTACCAGGCGATCCAGTTCAAGATCGCCGAGATGGAGGCCCGCACGCACACCGCGCGCCTGGCGTACTACCAGGCGGCGGCGAAGATGCTGCGCGGCGAGCCGTTCAAGCGGGAGGCGGCGATCGCGAAGCTGGTGTCGTCCAACGCGGCGATGGACAACTCCCGCGAGGCCACCCAGATCTTCGGCGGCTACGGCTTCATGAACGAGTACCCGGTGGGCCGGTTCTACCGCGACGCCAAGATCCTGGAGATCGGCGAGGGCACCAGCGAGGTGCAGAAGATGCTGATCGCCCGGGAGCTAGGGCTCAAGTAG